A genomic segment from Phragmites australis chromosome 6, lpPhrAust1.1, whole genome shotgun sequence encodes:
- the LOC133923281 gene encoding translation initiation factor IF3-1, mitochondrial-like produces the protein MSDSDGQRATIDLFALPSSASASASASVNRKSKEEDDDAAGPRINNAITSPFVTDEAHNVVPRHEALQLAARMGMDLVEVHRKSDPPVCKIMDFHKEKYKKEAKEKERLKTKVFYSLVNLLPSVLTGQIQHTSLVLKSGK, from the exons atgtcGGATTCAGATGGGCAGCGAGCGACCATAGATTTGTTTGCATTACCATCATCTGCATCTGCATCTgcatctgcatct gTCAATAGAAAAAGCAAGGAAGAGGACGACGATGCCGCAGGTCCCCGGATCAACAACGCCATCACCTCTCCCTTTGTCACCGATGAAG CGCATAATGTTGTCCCCAGGCACGAAGCTCTTCAGCTAGCTGCGAGGATGGGCATGGATTTAGTTGAG GTCCACAGAAAATCAGACCCTCCTGTATGCAAAATCATGGATTTTCACAAAGAGAAGTATAAGAAAGAAGCAAAGGAGAAAGAACGATTAAAAACCAAGGTATTCTACTCCTTAGTGAATCTGCTACCTTCTGTCCTTACTGGTCAGATTCAACACACCTCATTGGTCCTTAAATCAGGAAAATag
- the LOC133922892 gene encoding amino acid transporter AVT1C-like, with protein MNTTSSMSEHNLIIESDDDDHQSNAAANATRDDSPGSDLDSDSDSSSSCATPRPRGPTPSSSYTQQWPQSYRQSIDIFSTVQSPNLSFLGTPTLSRLSNSFLTNSFRGKTPEINSNLVKPLLRPTTSDEQQQHEDIRKSSQYLLPSRKPSLQQIPEDQKPLVVGQEISPYQKCSYTQAVMNGINVLCGVGILSTPYAVKQGGWLGLVILCLFALLAWYTGLLLRSCLDSKEELETYPDIGHAAFGTTGRIVISIILYVELYACCIEYLILESDNLSKLFPNAHLTIGSLTLNSHVFFAVLTTIIVMPTTWLRDLSCLSYLSAGGVIASILVVICLFWVGVVDNVGFENKGTALNLPGIPIAIGLYGYCYSGHGVFPNIYSSLKNRNQFPAILFTCFGLSTILFAGAAVMGYKMFGEATESQFTLNLPENLVVSKVAVWTTVANPITKYALTIIPLAMSLEELLPPNQQKYWNIIMLRSALVVSTLLIALSVPFFGLVMALVGSLLTMLVTYILPCACFLAILKKKVTWYQIAACSFIIVVGICCACVGTYSSLARIIQSYT; from the exons ATGAATACGACGAGCTCCATGTCGGAGCACAACCTCATCATCGagagcgacgacgacgaccaccAATCCAACGCCGCCGCCAACGCCACCCGTGATGATTCACCAGGCTCCGacttggactccgactccgactcctcCTCGTCCTGCGCCACCCCACGCCCACGCGGCcccaccccctcctcctcctacaCCCAACAATGGCCGCAGAGCTACAG GCAATCAATTGACATTTTTAGTACCGTGCAGTCACCCAATCTGAGTTTCTTAGGGACTCCAACTCTAAGCAGATTGTCCAATTCTTTCCTCACCAACTCTTTTCGGGGCAAAACCCCTGAAATCAACTCTAATCTTGTCAAGCCACTTCTGCGCCCCACTACAAGTGATGAGCAGCAGCAACATGAAGATATCCGAAAGAGTTCCCAATACCTTCTGCCCTCAAGAAAACCCTCTTTGCAACAGATCCCTGAGGATCAAAAGCCATTGGTAGTTGGTCAAGAGATCTCTCCTTATCAAAAATGCTCTTACACCCAGGCAGTGATGAACG GAATAAATGTACTATGTGGTGTGGGAATCCTATCAACACCTTATGCCGTTAAACAAGGGGGTTGGCTTGGACTGGTGATACTCTGTTTATTTGCTCTGCTAGCATGGTATACTGGTCTGCTCCTGCGCAGTTGCCTGGACAGCAAGGAGGAACTTGAGACATACCCAGATATTGGCCATGCCGCCTTTGGCACCACCGGCCGTATAGTCATCTCG ATAATCCTGTATGTGGAATTGTAC GCCTGTTGCATCGAGTATTTGATATTGGAGAGCGACAATTTATCAAAACTATTCCCCAATGCACACCTTACAATTGGGAGCTTGACACTGAACTCTCATGTATTTTTCGCAGTCTTGACTACCATCATAGTCATGCCGACCACTTGGCTCCGTGACCTTAGCTGTCTGAGCTATCTTTCAG CTGGAGGTGTCATTGCATCGATCCTTGTAGTCATCTGCCTGTTCTGGGTTGGGGTTGTTGACAATGTCGGCTTTGAGAACAAAGGGACCGCGCTGAACCTCCCAGGAATACCTATTGCAATTGGATTGTATGGTTATTGCTACTCAGGGCATGGGGTGTTTCCGAACATCTATTCTTCCCTGAAGAATCGCAACCAgttccctgcaattctttttacTTG CTTTGGTCTGTCTACCATTTTGTTTGCCGGTGCTGCGGTGATGGGATACAAAATGTTTGGTGAAGCGACAGAGTCTCAGTTCACACTCAATTTACCAGAGAATTTAGTGGTTTCAAAGGTCGCTGTTTGGACTACG GTGGCAAATCCAATAACCAA ATATGCATTAACCATAATCCCGCTGGCTATGAGTTTGGAGGAGTTGCTGCCACCAAATCAACAGAAGTACTGGAACATAATCATGCTTAGATCAGCACTGGTGGTGTCAACCCTCCTCATTGCTCTATCTGTACCCTTCTTTG GACTTGTGATGGCCTTGGTTGGTTCTTTGCTCACCATGCTTGTG ACCTATATTCTACCATGCGCGTGCTTTTTGGCAATCCTTAAGAAAAAAGTGACTTGGTATCAG ATTGCAGCTTGCTCATTCATCATCGTGGTCGGAATTTGCTGCGCGTGCGTGGGGACATACTCATCACTGGCCAGGATAATCCAGAGCTACACCTGA